In Rhizobium gallicum bv. gallicum R602sp, the following proteins share a genomic window:
- a CDS encoding class 1 fructose-bisphosphatase → MTSSTLDNFLSSHIDSGGPHCEAAAVTIRQLACAAVTLYSTINQGAPGKAFSRERGQVGPGGDITKDLDVLADALFIDAMREAPVCLYASEELEDAALLDPKAPLAVAIDPLDGSSNIDINVSIGTIFSILPAAGDPVGEPNASFFQRGDAQLAAGFFIYGPQLALVLSLGSGTHVFVFSSGGGVFVHAHESVVVPPRTQEFAINASNYRHWDEAVRLYVDDCLKGTEGPREKEFNMRWIAAVAADAYRILMRGGVYLYPGDTRRGYGEGRLRLVYEANPIAFLIEQAGGAATDTISRILDVTPTSLHQRVPLVFGSAREVMRIGRYHTEPSNIAERAPLFSNRGLFRA, encoded by the coding sequence ATGACTTCGTCGACGCTAGACAACTTTTTGAGTTCCCATATCGACAGTGGTGGCCCCCATTGCGAAGCTGCCGCCGTCACGATCCGGCAGTTGGCTTGCGCTGCCGTCACGCTCTACAGCACGATCAATCAGGGTGCGCCCGGTAAGGCCTTTTCCAGAGAACGCGGCCAAGTTGGTCCAGGCGGCGACATAACTAAGGACCTCGACGTCCTGGCCGATGCCCTCTTCATCGACGCGATGCGAGAGGCGCCTGTCTGCCTCTACGCCTCCGAGGAACTCGAAGACGCAGCGCTCCTCGATCCGAAAGCTCCGCTTGCCGTCGCCATCGATCCGTTGGACGGCTCCTCGAACATCGACATAAACGTCTCCATCGGGACGATCTTCTCCATCCTTCCAGCGGCTGGTGATCCGGTCGGCGAGCCTAACGCCTCCTTCTTCCAACGGGGAGACGCCCAGCTCGCCGCCGGCTTTTTCATCTACGGCCCGCAGCTTGCGTTGGTTCTCAGCCTCGGCAGCGGCACCCACGTCTTCGTCTTTTCCTCAGGTGGCGGCGTATTCGTTCATGCCCACGAAAGCGTGGTCGTTCCACCGAGGACCCAGGAATTCGCGATCAATGCCTCCAACTATCGTCATTGGGACGAGGCCGTCAGGCTTTATGTCGATGATTGCCTGAAGGGGACGGAAGGGCCGCGTGAAAAGGAATTCAACATGCGGTGGATCGCGGCCGTTGCCGCCGATGCCTATCGCATCCTCATGCGCGGCGGCGTTTATCTCTATCCCGGCGACACGCGCAGGGGCTATGGCGAGGGCCGGCTGCGGCTGGTCTACGAGGCCAATCCCATTGCTTTCCTTATTGAGCAGGCCGGCGGAGCCGCCACCGACACGATCAGCCGTATTCTGGACGTGACGCCCACGTCACTGCACCAGCGCGTTCCGCTGGTCTTCGGCTCGGCGCGGGAGGTCATGCGCATCGGGCGCTACCACACCGAGCCGAGCAATATTGCCGAGCGTGCACCGCTCTTCAGCAATCGCGGTCTCTTCAGGGCCTGA
- a CDS encoding LysR family transcriptional regulator, translating into MKNLTLRHLRATQEIARHGTIVRAANALGLTPSAVTIQLKQIEEDAGIILFDRTNDGIRPTAAGLAFIDAAQMIEERLRQLDDEVDAIKGVRTGTLALGVVSTAKYFAPNMMATFRKSHPGIAVSLAIGNRAEIITKLKNHDVDIALMGRPPKDMPLHSVGFGDHPLVMVAPPDHPLAGKRDITKDEIAKEHFLVREPGSGTRISLEIFLGEIPGRLDDLGTEMSSNETIKQAVMAGLGIAFISAHTIAMELEFGKLVTLDVIGMPIRRQWFSVTRTDRTISPAMSAFQVFLRERGAQCLPFFDKLYPMLQQSD; encoded by the coding sequence ATGAAAAACCTGACGCTTCGACATTTGCGTGCAACGCAGGAGATCGCGCGGCACGGGACAATCGTGCGGGCCGCCAATGCGCTCGGCCTCACCCCCTCGGCCGTCACCATCCAGCTCAAGCAGATTGAGGAGGATGCCGGCATCATCCTTTTCGACCGGACAAATGATGGAATTCGTCCAACGGCGGCGGGCCTTGCTTTCATCGATGCCGCCCAGATGATCGAGGAAAGGCTGCGCCAGCTGGACGACGAAGTCGATGCAATCAAGGGCGTGCGCACCGGCACCCTCGCCCTCGGCGTCGTCTCGACCGCAAAATACTTCGCGCCGAACATGATGGCGACCTTCCGCAAGAGCCACCCCGGGATCGCCGTTTCACTCGCGATCGGCAACCGGGCGGAAATCATTACCAAGCTTAAGAACCATGACGTCGACATCGCCCTGATGGGCCGTCCGCCCAAGGACATGCCGTTGCACTCGGTAGGATTCGGCGACCATCCGCTTGTGATGGTCGCACCGCCCGACCATCCCTTGGCAGGGAAACGGGACATCACCAAAGACGAGATCGCAAAGGAACATTTTCTTGTCCGAGAACCCGGCTCCGGCACGCGCATATCGCTGGAAATCTTCCTCGGCGAGATTCCGGGCAGGCTCGATGATCTGGGAACCGAGATGTCGTCGAACGAGACGATCAAACAGGCCGTCATGGCGGGCCTTGGCATCGCGTTCATTTCGGCCCATACCATCGCCATGGAACTGGAGTTCGGCAAACTCGTCACCCTCGACGTCATCGGAATGCCGATCCGCAGGCAGTGGTTTTCGGTAACACGGACGGACAGAACCATCTCCCCGGCGATGAGTGCCTTTCAGGTGTTCCTGCGTGAGCGGGGAGCCCAATGCCTGCCCTTCTTCGATAAGCTTTATCCGATGTTGCAGCAATCCGATTGA
- a CDS encoding formylmethanofuran dehydrogenase subunit C — protein sequence MKPLTFTLRSEPDERLDLSGLTPQKLNGMQPADIARLPIGTSRRPATVGDVFKVEGRDISSIVFSGGSGRFDLVGAEMTAGKIRVEGDVGARAGRRMAGGLLNIEGKAGLQAGSGMRNGRIEIAGDAGDGLGGPMVGEIHGMTGGIVIVGGKAGHRPGEKMRRGIIALLKGCGDYAGLGMTAGTIVAIGRVGLYPGHLMKRGSLLFDRRPAALSPTFIDCGRVEIVFPALFDRYLMEDKILDRPLLGKKPFRFGGDNAVLGTGEIMFARG from the coding sequence ATGAAGCCGCTGACCTTCACCCTTCGCTCCGAACCGGATGAAAGGCTCGATCTATCCGGCTTGACGCCCCAAAAGCTCAACGGCATGCAGCCTGCCGACATCGCCAGATTGCCGATCGGAACGAGCCGGCGTCCCGCCACGGTGGGCGATGTCTTCAAGGTGGAGGGGAGGGATATCTCATCCATCGTGTTTTCAGGCGGCAGCGGGCGCTTTGACCTCGTCGGAGCGGAGATGACGGCGGGAAAGATCCGGGTCGAGGGCGATGTCGGCGCCCGCGCCGGTCGCCGCATGGCTGGCGGCCTCTTGAACATCGAAGGAAAGGCCGGTTTACAGGCGGGATCGGGTATGAGGAACGGGCGCATCGAGATCGCCGGTGACGCAGGCGACGGCCTTGGCGGGCCGATGGTGGGAGAGATCCACGGCATGACGGGTGGCATCGTGATTGTTGGCGGCAAGGCCGGCCATCGCCCCGGCGAGAAAATGCGGCGAGGCATCATCGCGCTTTTGAAGGGATGCGGCGATTACGCCGGCCTCGGCATGACCGCCGGGACGATCGTTGCAATCGGACGCGTCGGTCTTTATCCCGGCCACTTGATGAAGCGCGGCTCGCTTCTGTTCGACCGGCGACCGGCGGCCCTTTCGCCGACGTTCATCGATTGCGGCCGGGTCGAAATCGTCTTTCCGGCACTGTTCGACCGCTATCTGATGGAAGACAAAATCCTCGACCGGCCACTGCTCGGCAAAAAACCCTTCCGTTTCGGCGGCGACAATGCGGTCTTGGGCACGGGCGAAATCATGTTTGCGCGAGGTTGA
- the fhcD gene encoding formylmethanofuran--tetrahydromethanopterin N-formyltransferase: MQELIRNGIEIDDTFAEAFGMRATAIIITAPNLKWARQAATTMSGFATSVIGCGCEAAIDIDIPASGTPDGRPGCRVMIFAMGTDELQKQLKTRLGQCVLTSPGSACFSGLEGSASLDLGSSLRYFGDGWQISKKFGGKHYWRVPVMDGEFLCEAKTGLTKEAVGGGNLFLLATDGAKALAAAERAVAAIEKVPGAIMPFPGGIVRSGSKIGGKYKGMMASTNDAYAPTLRGVTKSALGPDINAILEIVIDGETSEAVAAAMRAGLKAVINFGPRRGALRISAGNYGGKLGKFHYHLRDLLP, from the coding sequence ATGCAAGAGCTGATCCGCAACGGCATTGAGATCGACGACACGTTTGCCGAGGCATTCGGCATGCGTGCGACCGCAATCATCATCACCGCGCCGAACCTGAAGTGGGCGCGCCAGGCGGCGACCACCATGTCGGGCTTTGCGACCTCCGTCATCGGCTGTGGTTGCGAGGCGGCGATCGACATCGATATTCCGGCGTCCGGGACGCCGGATGGGCGTCCGGGCTGCCGCGTGATGATCTTTGCGATGGGGACGGACGAGCTGCAGAAGCAGTTGAAAACCAGGCTCGGTCAATGCGTTCTGACCTCGCCCGGCAGCGCCTGTTTTTCCGGGCTCGAAGGCAGCGCTTCGCTCGATCTCGGATCATCCCTGCGCTATTTCGGCGACGGATGGCAGATCTCCAAGAAGTTCGGCGGCAAGCATTATTGGCGGGTGCCGGTCATGGATGGCGAATTCCTGTGCGAGGCGAAGACCGGTTTGACGAAAGAGGCGGTTGGCGGCGGAAACCTCTTCCTGCTCGCCACAGACGGCGCAAAGGCGCTGGCGGCGGCCGAGCGCGCCGTGGCAGCGATTGAGAAGGTTCCCGGCGCAATCATGCCTTTCCCCGGCGGCATCGTGCGCTCCGGCTCGAAAATCGGCGGCAAGTACAAGGGCATGATGGCTTCGACCAACGATGCCTATGCGCCCACACTACGGGGGGTGACCAAGAGTGCGCTCGGTCCCGACATCAATGCAATCCTTGAAATCGTCATCGACGGGGAGACGAGCGAGGCGGTGGCTGCAGCGATGCGTGCCGGGCTGAAGGCGGTCATCAATTTCGGGCCGAGGCGCGGCGCTTTGCGCATCAGCGCGGGAAACTATGGCGGCAAACTCGGCAAGTTCCATTATCATCTGAGGGATCTCCTGCCATGA
- a CDS encoding formylmethanofuran dehydrogenase subunit A, whose product MMIRLAGGEVVDPINGPTGKRDVWIEDGVIIEKPVSKRADKTYDVTGCFVMAGAIDIHSHIGGGNVNTARLLLPEQHAAHLKRPLHTPLANAGWSTFNTGCLYAQMGFTTVVEPAMSPSNALHTHMELADIPIIDKATLAILGNDDFLLSMIRDNASSAMIDDYVAWTVSTARSLGVKVINAGAAAAFKENIRSFAFDDVVPSYGVTSRKIVETLQSAVGRLGIPHPLHVHANNLGIAGNAVTAAETIRASQGQPIHLAHLQFYGYGTEGKRGFSSEAARLADLVNSTQNVTIDVGQVMFGQTVTISSDVIRQYSGMRTASPKKSILFDGDGNGGGIVPYRYRKDYYGSLQWAVGLELFLLINDPWRVFFTTDHPNGAPFTAYPELFELLMRRDVRNAKMDELDRSALELTTLASISREYTLEEVAVMTRAAPARLLGLDDRGHLGPGAIADVAVYRKGQDVQRMFRDAALVFKNGDLVVEDGVVTHYRWGKTVHLNLPPDKGITKRMQAYHEDRYGLSLDWFTFPDSAICRENPFAEVACKS is encoded by the coding sequence ATGATGATCCGTCTTGCAGGTGGGGAAGTGGTGGATCCGATCAACGGTCCGACCGGCAAACGCGACGTCTGGATCGAGGATGGCGTCATCATCGAAAAGCCGGTCTCAAAGAGGGCTGACAAAACCTATGACGTTACCGGCTGCTTCGTCATGGCCGGTGCAATAGACATCCACTCGCATATCGGCGGCGGCAACGTCAATACGGCCCGTCTTCTGTTGCCCGAACAACATGCCGCGCACCTCAAACGGCCCTTGCACACGCCGCTTGCAAACGCCGGGTGGTCTACCTTCAACACCGGATGCCTTTACGCTCAGATGGGTTTTACCACCGTGGTAGAGCCCGCCATGTCGCCTTCGAATGCGCTTCATACCCATATGGAGCTTGCCGACATCCCGATCATCGACAAGGCAACGCTTGCAATCCTCGGCAATGACGATTTCCTTCTGTCGATGATCAGGGACAACGCCTCGTCGGCGATGATCGATGATTACGTGGCTTGGACGGTGTCGACGGCAAGATCGCTCGGCGTGAAGGTGATCAATGCAGGCGCAGCAGCCGCGTTCAAGGAAAACATCCGCAGCTTCGCCTTCGACGACGTCGTGCCATCCTACGGGGTCACTTCCCGCAAGATCGTCGAGACGCTGCAGTCCGCCGTCGGCCGTCTGGGAATCCCTCACCCCCTCCATGTCCACGCCAACAACCTTGGTATCGCCGGAAACGCCGTAACGGCTGCTGAGACAATTCGCGCGTCGCAAGGCCAACCAATCCATCTCGCGCACCTGCAGTTTTATGGTTACGGCACCGAAGGCAAACGCGGCTTTTCCTCCGAGGCTGCCCGTCTTGCCGATCTGGTCAACAGCACGCAAAACGTGACGATCGACGTCGGACAGGTGATGTTTGGCCAGACAGTGACGATCTCATCGGACGTCATAAGGCAGTATTCCGGAATGCGAACGGCAAGTCCGAAAAAGTCCATTCTCTTCGACGGCGACGGAAACGGCGGCGGCATTGTCCCCTATCGCTATCGCAAGGACTACTATGGTTCGCTGCAATGGGCGGTGGGGCTCGAGTTGTTCTTGCTGATCAACGACCCATGGCGGGTTTTCTTCACCACCGACCATCCGAACGGCGCTCCCTTCACGGCCTATCCCGAATTATTCGAGTTGCTGATGCGCCGCGATGTCCGCAATGCCAAGATGGACGAGCTCGACCGCTCCGCGCTGGAGCTTACCACACTCGCCTCGATCTCCCGCGAATATACGCTTGAGGAGGTTGCGGTCATGACGCGAGCAGCGCCGGCGAGGCTGCTTGGCCTCGATGACCGCGGGCACCTCGGCCCCGGTGCAATCGCGGATGTCGCCGTCTACCGGAAAGGGCAGGATGTCCAAAGGATGTTCCGCGACGCGGCTCTGGTGTTCAAGAACGGGGACCTGGTCGTCGAGGACGGCGTCGTCACGCACTATCGTTGGGGAAAGACGGTGCACCTCAATTTGCCACCCGACAAGGGTATCACCAAGCGCATGCAAGCCTATCACGAAGATCGCTACGGTCTGTCGCTCGACTGGTTCACCTTTCCAGATTCAGCGATTTGTCGCGAAAACCCTTTTGCGGAGGTCGCATGCAAGAGCTGA
- a CDS encoding molybdopterin-binding domain-containing protein, whose protein sequence is MVAWIGSQTVPLPAAIEQVAKLLAKSRCPVFSIESDVHGSRSLIALAERVGATYDHVNGRDLLHEVALHTDIGGFFATATEVRRRADLIIIVGDIAAAHHDLLLSLASTTADLSSSSRRRWLQIKGKAPAAASEPLRRLKAIEVGSSDFPIDAVLGSLRAVLAGRKTSAPLANIDAFLSEMASARFPVFVFSHLNDPASLAMLQGMLADINRARRATALFLPCDDDAWGMVLASTWMTGFPPRTGFSTGSPIHDPWLCDIERMIADKEADMHLWVSERDEARLPKRSRVPTVALVRSERPAAGALVTVRIGKAGLDHDGVVYSSRIGTLRSVAATAPSALPSIHSIVGQLEQALQAEGLPS, encoded by the coding sequence ATGGTTGCATGGATCGGCAGCCAAACAGTTCCTTTGCCTGCTGCAATTGAGCAGGTGGCAAAGCTTCTGGCAAAGAGCCGCTGCCCGGTATTTTCCATTGAATCGGATGTCCATGGCTCCCGCAGCCTGATTGCGCTGGCGGAGCGGGTCGGGGCGACCTATGACCACGTGAATGGCCGCGACCTTCTTCATGAAGTGGCACTTCACACGGATATCGGCGGTTTTTTTGCAACGGCGACGGAAGTGCGGCGCCGCGCCGACCTCATCATCATCGTCGGCGACATTGCAGCGGCTCATCACGATCTGCTTTTATCGCTTGCGTCAACGACGGCGGATCTGTCGTCGTCAAGCCGAAGGCGTTGGCTTCAGATCAAAGGCAAGGCGCCGGCCGCCGCCAGCGAGCCGCTGCGACGTTTGAAGGCGATCGAAGTGGGCTCGTCCGATTTTCCCATCGACGCCGTGCTCGGAAGCCTCAGGGCGGTGCTGGCTGGAAGAAAAACATCCGCCCCTCTCGCCAATATCGATGCGTTCTTGAGCGAAATGGCGAGCGCGCGTTTTCCCGTCTTCGTCTTCTCCCATCTCAATGACCCGGCCAGTCTGGCGATGCTACAAGGCATGCTGGCCGACATCAACAGAGCCCGGCGGGCGACGGCTCTTTTCCTCCCGTGCGACGACGACGCCTGGGGCATGGTCTTGGCATCGACCTGGATGACGGGCTTTCCGCCGCGAACAGGCTTTTCGACCGGCTCACCCATCCATGACCCATGGCTTTGCGACATCGAGCGGATGATTGCAGATAAGGAGGCGGATATGCATTTGTGGGTATCGGAGCGTGACGAGGCGCGTCTGCCGAAACGCAGCCGAGTGCCCACGGTCGCGCTGGTGAGGAGTGAACGGCCCGCCGCCGGCGCGTTGGTCACCGTTCGTATCGGCAAGGCTGGCCTTGACCATGACGGCGTGGTCTATTCGAGCCGCATCGGAACCCTAAGATCCGTTGCCGCAACGGCGCCGTCCGCTCTCCCCAGCATTCATTCAATCGTCGGGCAACTCGAGCAGGCCCTGCAGGCAGAGGGTTTGCCATCATGA
- a CDS encoding 4a-hydroxytetrahydrobiopterin dehydratase: MSEETERKRERVYSEDEIVSKLQAELPHWRYENGWIRRRYKTHNWKSTLMVINTVGHLAEAAWHHPDLKASYAWVEVLLMNHAAKGVTDKDFELAKKIEDVVQWQPGKADGTLEGTPNADQRFAYLKYDS, translated from the coding sequence ATGAGCGAGGAGACGGAACGGAAACGGGAGCGCGTTTATTCCGAGGACGAGATCGTTTCGAAGCTGCAGGCGGAGCTTCCGCATTGGCGCTACGAAAACGGCTGGATACGCCGCCGATACAAGACGCACAATTGGAAATCCACCCTTATGGTCATCAACACGGTTGGACACCTGGCAGAGGCGGCCTGGCACCATCCCGATCTCAAGGCATCCTATGCGTGGGTGGAGGTGTTGTTGATGAACCATGCTGCCAAAGGCGTGACCGACAAGGATTTCGAACTCGCCAAAAAGATTGAGGACGTCGTCCAATGGCAGCCGGGCAAGGCGGACGGTACTCTCGAAGGCACGCCCAACGCCGATCAGCGGTTTGCTTACCTGAAATATGATAGCTGA
- a CDS encoding beta-ribofuranosylaminobenzene 5'-phosphate synthase family protein, with translation MSDSVSIQVPGRLHLGFLDIPGKDSSRFGSIGLPLDGISTRLEISRAAETSVHGPDSARLFAHLTALRSRLKLSGHHRVMVRETIPAHAGLGSGTQLALAVSAALRSLHDLPFHIREDAAFLGRGARSGIGIAAFEEGGLIFDAGKARDDLTPTVISRIPFPSEWRIILVLDSLAHGIHGDAEIKAFRALAPFPATGSASICRHALMEIMPAAIEKDIATFGNAVTAIQQTLGDYFAPAQGGRFTSPAVERTLARLAECGAVGIGQSSWGPTGFAFAASQAAAERVVACAALMDTQTTIRIVAGRNEGAQIARTRAPQQFELGRETY, from the coding sequence ATGTCGGACTCCGTCTCCATTCAAGTTCCTGGACGCTTACACCTCGGATTCCTGGACATCCCTGGCAAGGACAGCTCGCGCTTCGGCAGTATCGGTTTGCCGCTGGACGGCATATCGACGCGGCTGGAGATCTCGCGGGCAGCCGAGACCAGCGTCCATGGACCCGATAGTGCCCGGCTTTTTGCTCACCTTACGGCCCTGCGGTCTCGTCTCAAGCTTTCAGGCCATCACCGGGTGATGGTTCGAGAGACAATCCCGGCCCATGCCGGGTTGGGGTCTGGAACCCAGCTGGCGCTCGCCGTTTCCGCAGCGCTTCGAAGCTTGCATGATTTGCCGTTCCACATCCGCGAGGATGCGGCCTTCCTGGGGCGCGGCGCACGATCGGGAATCGGCATTGCCGCCTTCGAGGAAGGCGGTCTCATCTTCGATGCGGGCAAGGCCAGGGACGATCTGACCCCGACCGTCATTTCCCGCATTCCGTTTCCGAGCGAGTGGCGCATCATCCTCGTTCTGGACAGCCTTGCTCACGGAATTCACGGAGACGCCGAAATCAAGGCATTCCGCGCGCTAGCGCCGTTTCCTGCAACCGGCTCAGCTTCGATCTGCCGCCATGCGCTGATGGAGATCATGCCCGCCGCGATCGAAAAGGACATTGCGACTTTCGGCAATGCGGTCACGGCAATCCAGCAAACGCTGGGCGATTATTTTGCGCCGGCCCAAGGCGGCCGTTTTACAAGTCCGGCGGTCGAAAGGACGCTCGCAAGGCTTGCCGAATGCGGAGCCGTCGGCATCGGGCAAAGTTCCTGGGGACCGACCGGATTTGCCTTTGCCGCATCTCAGGCGGCTGCCGAGCGGGTTGTCGCTTGCGCCGCGCTGATGGACACACAAACGACAATCCGCATCGTCGCCGGCAGAAATGAGGGGGCGCAGATCGCGCGAACGAGGGCGCCGCAGCAATTCGAACTGGGTCGGGAAACATACTAA
- a CDS encoding NAD(P)-dependent methylenetetrahydromethanopterin dehydrogenase — MSRKTILHMLTPLKQMSPFDVNMALDAGYDHVVPYTDVALADIAGLVQDAVFSRPPDAGVATGIFIAGRDTILALDMIDAAKQAMVPPFEVSVFADPAGSFTTAAAMVARVEKTLGKLHNRELAATKVSIFGATGVVGYCTAVISAKEGADVTLVGHDGIARVEAIAEAIKARFGVTVKAADGSTEERKTELMRQAEVVLAAAKAGVKVISAEQLRQAANLLVAADVNAVPPAGIEGLAVHAKADTLGETAAVGIGPLSIGNIKYKTQSGLFKQMIGAEKPVIYDFQDAFTLARSIEK, encoded by the coding sequence ATGAGCCGGAAAACCATTCTCCATATGCTTACGCCATTGAAGCAGATGAGCCCGTTCGACGTCAATATGGCCCTTGATGCGGGTTATGACCATGTCGTTCCTTACACTGACGTGGCGCTCGCCGACATAGCCGGCCTTGTCCAGGATGCGGTCTTCTCACGTCCGCCCGATGCCGGCGTTGCCACCGGCATTTTTATTGCCGGGCGTGATACGATCCTGGCACTCGACATGATCGATGCCGCAAAGCAGGCAATGGTGCCCCCTTTCGAGGTGTCTGTCTTCGCCGATCCTGCCGGCTCGTTTACCACCGCCGCAGCGATGGTCGCCAGAGTGGAGAAAACACTTGGAAAACTCCACAATCGTGAGCTGGCGGCAACGAAAGTGAGCATTTTCGGCGCGACCGGCGTCGTCGGCTACTGCACCGCGGTGATCTCAGCCAAGGAGGGCGCAGACGTCACGCTGGTCGGTCACGACGGAATTGCGCGTGTCGAAGCCATCGCCGAGGCCATCAAGGCCCGCTTCGGCGTCACTGTGAAAGCGGCGGACGGTTCAACGGAAGAAAGGAAGACGGAATTGATGCGCCAGGCCGAAGTGGTGCTGGCCGCAGCCAAGGCTGGCGTCAAGGTGATCTCTGCCGAACAACTGCGCCAGGCAGCAAATCTGCTTGTTGCGGCAGATGTCAACGCCGTGCCGCCGGCAGGCATCGAGGGCCTGGCCGTCCATGCGAAAGCCGACACGCTCGGGGAAACCGCCGCAGTCGGCATCGGTCCGCTTTCTATCGGCAATATCAAGTACAAGACCCAATCAGGGCTGTTCAAACAGATGATCGGCGCTGAAAAACCGGTAATTTATGATTTTCAGGATGCTTTCACCCTTGCCCGCAGCATCGAAAAATAG
- a CDS encoding ATP-grasp domain-containing protein, which produces MPAASKNSPAIMIAAISGRSLAAAARRAGYRPLVADLFCDCDTVALSERTARLSGSISQGIDCEKIIGILSRLMGDEKPAALLYGSGFERQPEVIDALGRVFPLAGNSADTVRAIKDPANLSQLCRSLDIPHPAIQFSLPEKPEGWLTKLGGGAGGSHVRPVATMPALPGYYFQKRMSGRSISALFLAQNGAARIIGVSRQWSSPSPTSPFRYGGAVRLMRFDRQKKMQMGCWLDKLTRHCGLVGLCSADFIDGSEGLHLIEINPRPGATLDIFDTDSAPLLIEHLRAVRGERIEVPVYRGAAAAAIAYTSRSISCFPDVKWPNLTADHQRPGSALGPGDPVCTVLAHARSASAAERAVKRRVNQVAQHWKEEFQ; this is translated from the coding sequence TTGCCCGCAGCATCGAAAAATAGTCCTGCGATTATGATCGCGGCCATTTCCGGCCGGTCACTTGCCGCAGCAGCGCGCCGTGCCGGCTATCGACCGCTGGTGGCCGATCTGTTCTGCGATTGCGATACGGTGGCCCTTTCCGAGAGGACGGCGCGCCTGTCGGGCAGTATAAGCCAGGGAATAGACTGCGAGAAAATCATAGGCATATTGTCACGCCTTATGGGCGACGAGAAACCGGCCGCATTGCTCTACGGCTCCGGCTTCGAACGTCAGCCCGAGGTCATCGACGCACTCGGTCGAGTGTTTCCGCTTGCCGGCAACAGCGCCGACACCGTGCGCGCGATCAAGGACCCCGCCAACCTGTCCCAACTTTGTCGAAGCTTGGATATCCCGCATCCGGCGATCCAGTTCTCGTTACCAGAAAAACCGGAGGGCTGGCTCACGAAGCTTGGCGGCGGCGCCGGCGGGTCGCATGTCAGACCGGTCGCAACGATGCCTGCCCTGCCAGGCTACTATTTTCAAAAGCGCATGTCCGGCCGCAGCATCTCGGCTCTTTTCCTGGCCCAAAATGGTGCCGCCCGCATCATCGGCGTCAGCCGGCAATGGTCTTCGCCTTCGCCAACGTCACCATTTCGTTATGGCGGCGCCGTCCGCCTCATGCGATTTGACCGGCAAAAGAAAATGCAAATGGGTTGCTGGCTCGACAAGCTGACGCGCCACTGCGGCCTTGTGGGTCTTTGCAGCGCCGATTTCATCGATGGGTCGGAGGGGCTTCATCTCATTGAAATCAACCCACGGCCTGGCGCAACGCTGGATATCTTCGACACCGATAGCGCACCCCTCCTCATTGAGCATTTGCGCGCCGTGCGCGGGGAAAGGATCGAGGTGCCAGTCTATCGCGGGGCTGCGGCTGCGGCGATTGCCTACACGTCTCGTTCCATCTCCTGTTTCCCCGATGTCAAATGGCCGAACCTGACGGCCGACCATCAAAGGCCGGGTTCGGCGCTCGGCCCCGGCGATCCGGTTTGCACTGTGTTGGCGCATGCCCGATCCGCCTCCGCAGCAGAGCGCGCTGTCAAACGTCGTGTCAACCAAGTAGCGCAGCATTGGAAGGAGGAATTCCAATGA